One stretch of Lacrimispora sphenoides DNA includes these proteins:
- a CDS encoding ATP-binding protein, giving the protein MNFGELMNTPRPFTALAEWCACISYILMLRRRLKGLTLAVSFVGMLGLLFLLHLIAGTLPLYLWFPGMITAILMMYFSIYASCRISPYDAGFLCVRAFVLAEFTASFQWQLYVWWALSNGRVSRTLSVLIMLISYGCIYTGYYFLEKEHIPRDEGMEVERKELLGAVFIALGAFLISNISFVMPNTPFSSATSSLLYVRTLVDFGGLLMLFAQQNRRKELQVRSENHAMNGVLQRQYDQYRMAIDNMELLRREFHDLKHYMIAIRAEKDPEKREQYLSEMEKAILTQEAMANTGNQVLDVVLTTKSTYCAQNKITLTCMADGKLISFLHVKDICSIFGNALDNAIECVSQYEDPEKRLINLSIFKRNHFLMIQCENYLENQLAMVTGVLPPTTKSNKLYHGYGLKSIQAAVEKYGGSMTISSSDNWFRLQLLIPIQEETLAVH; this is encoded by the coding sequence ATGAACTTTGGCGAACTCATGAATACGCCCCGCCCCTTTACCGCTCTGGCCGAATGGTGCGCCTGCATCAGCTACATCCTCATGCTCCGAAGGAGGCTTAAGGGACTGACGCTGGCCGTTTCTTTTGTGGGCATGCTTGGCTTGTTATTTCTTCTCCACTTAATCGCCGGCACACTTCCGCTGTACTTATGGTTTCCCGGGATGATCACCGCCATCCTGATGATGTACTTTTCCATCTATGCCTCCTGCCGGATCTCCCCTTATGACGCAGGATTCCTTTGCGTCCGCGCTTTTGTTCTGGCGGAGTTTACTGCTTCTTTCCAGTGGCAGCTGTATGTATGGTGGGCCCTTAGCAACGGACGGGTGAGCAGGACCCTTTCCGTTTTGATCATGCTGATTTCCTATGGTTGCATTTATACGGGATATTATTTTCTGGAAAAAGAACACATCCCAAGGGATGAGGGAATGGAAGTGGAACGGAAGGAGCTTCTTGGCGCAGTTTTTATTGCACTGGGCGCCTTTCTGATCAGTAATATCAGCTTTGTCATGCCCAATACGCCCTTTTCCAGTGCCACCAGTTCTCTGCTCTATGTAAGGACCCTGGTGGATTTCGGAGGGCTCCTGATGCTATTTGCCCAGCAGAACAGGAGAAAAGAACTGCAGGTCCGCAGCGAAAACCATGCAATGAACGGAGTCTTACAGCGTCAGTATGACCAGTACCGCATGGCCATTGACAACATGGAACTGTTAAGACGGGAATTCCATGATCTAAAGCATTACATGATTGCCATCCGGGCGGAAAAAGATCCGGAAAAGCGGGAACAATACCTATCGGAAATGGAGAAAGCCATTCTCACCCAAGAGGCTATGGCCAATACAGGGAATCAGGTATTAGATGTGGTTCTGACCACCAAAAGTACCTACTGCGCCCAGAATAAGATCACCTTAACCTGCATGGCCGATGGAAAACTGATTTCTTTTCTTCATGTAAAAGACATCTGTTCCATCTTTGGGAATGCTCTGGATAATGCCATTGAATGTGTTTCCCAGTATGAAGATCCGGAAAAAAGGCTGATCAATCTCTCCATATTCAAACGAAACCACTTTTTAATGATCCAGTGCGAAAATTATCTGGAAAACCAGCTGGCCATGGTGACCGGTGTTCTTCCTCCCACCACAAAAAGTAATAAACTATATCATGGGTACGGTTTAAAGAGCATTCAGGCCGCAGTGGAAAAATACGGCGGTTCAATGACCATCTCTTCCAGTGATAACTGGTTCCGCCTTCAGCTTCTCATACCGATCCAGGAAGAGACTTTGGCCGTCCATTAA
- a CDS encoding glycoside hydrolase family 3 C-terminal domain-containing protein, giving the protein MKHTDIIEKMTIEEKAAILSGKNVWQSRNIDRLGIPSIFCADGPHGIRKQAREGDHLGLNASLPATCFPTAASISNSWDMDLCREIGEALGEEASALDVNVLLGPGLNIKRSPLCGRNFEYFSEDPYLSGKLAAAYIKGIQSQGVYACPKHFAVNSQELRRMAMNSVVDERTLREIYLEGFEIAVKEGGARSIMTSYNEVNGVYANENEHLLKDILRGEWGFDGIVITDWGGSNDHVKGVAAGSNLEMPSPGLHSARELIAAVENGSLSMEELETNVDDLLEAVLALTGNRENKGKSFDKEGHHKLAQKAEEESIVLLKNEDELLPLKPGCKVALIGDFAFTPRYQGAGSSLVNPIRVENMEEMIRDYPLGVAGCARGYSRGGKTDVTLRDEALKLAAQVDVVLYCFGLDEISESEGMDRIHMGIPRNQISLLTALSEVNPNVVGILSAGSAIEMPWQECCKSLLHGYLGGEAGPSAMLRVITGEVNPSGRLSETYPLRHEDTPAYRYFPGAERCSQYREGIYVGYRYYDTAKVKVQYPFGYGLSYTTFSYKNLEVLENEVRFTLTNTGRADGKEVVQLYVGGPKGRIFRPEKELKGFKKVFLKAGESKVISIPFDDKTFRYWNRLTNRFEVEGGVYSIFIGANVADIRMLQTVTREGTTEDWPYKAETLKSYYTGRISQVPEKEFETLLGHPVPEGKWSGDLSLNDALCQMYYAKSPLARLVWRILTGLKNKSEEKGKPDLNLLFIYNMPFRGIAKMTGGAVSMDMAEGMVLVVNGHFFRGMRRIIGGYFANAKANRAYEKKLSDK; this is encoded by the coding sequence ATGAAACATACTGATATCATTGAAAAGATGACAATAGAAGAAAAGGCGGCCATTTTAAGCGGTAAGAATGTATGGCAGTCCCGGAACATCGACCGTTTGGGAATCCCTTCCATATTCTGCGCTGATGGCCCACATGGAATCCGGAAGCAGGCAAGGGAAGGGGATCATCTGGGATTAAATGCTTCCCTTCCGGCCACCTGCTTTCCTACGGCAGCGTCCATCTCCAATAGCTGGGATATGGACCTTTGCCGTGAGATCGGGGAAGCTCTGGGAGAGGAAGCCTCGGCCCTGGATGTGAATGTCCTGTTGGGGCCTGGCCTTAATATTAAGAGAAGCCCCCTTTGCGGAAGGAATTTTGAATATTTTTCCGAAGATCCTTACTTGTCCGGAAAACTGGCGGCAGCCTACATAAAGGGCATTCAGAGCCAGGGAGTGTATGCATGTCCCAAGCATTTTGCAGTCAACAGCCAGGAGCTGCGCCGCATGGCTATGAATTCCGTGGTGGATGAAAGGACTTTAAGAGAGATTTATCTGGAGGGCTTTGAGATTGCGGTGAAAGAGGGCGGGGCAAGATCCATTATGACCAGCTACAACGAGGTCAACGGTGTCTATGCCAATGAAAATGAGCATCTTCTAAAGGATATCCTGCGGGGAGAGTGGGGATTTGACGGCATCGTCATCACCGACTGGGGCGGTTCCAATGACCATGTGAAGGGGGTGGCAGCAGGGTCTAACCTTGAAATGCCTTCCCCCGGTCTTCATTCTGCCAGAGAGCTGATCGCAGCAGTGGAGAATGGCAGTCTTTCCATGGAAGAGCTGGAGACTAACGTCGACGATTTGCTGGAGGCGGTGCTTGCTCTTACCGGGAACCGGGAAAACAAGGGAAAATCCTTTGATAAGGAAGGACATCACAAGCTGGCGCAAAAGGCGGAAGAGGAGAGCATCGTGCTGCTTAAGAACGAGGATGAGCTTCTTCCGTTAAAACCCGGCTGCAAGGTGGCGTTAATCGGTGACTTTGCCTTCACCCCCCGTTATCAGGGGGCAGGATCTTCCCTGGTAAACCCAATCCGGGTGGAAAATATGGAGGAGATGATAAGGGATTATCCTTTGGGTGTGGCTGGTTGTGCCAGAGGCTATTCCCGTGGTGGAAAGACTGATGTCACCTTAAGAGATGAGGCCTTAAAGCTGGCTGCCCAGGTCGATGTGGTGCTATACTGCTTTGGACTTGATGAAATCAGTGAATCAGAGGGGATGGACCGAATCCATATGGGAATCCCCCGGAACCAGATCAGCCTGCTCACTGCGTTGTCAGAGGTAAACCCCAATGTAGTTGGAATCTTAAGTGCAGGTTCTGCCATAGAAATGCCGTGGCAGGAATGCTGCAAATCCCTCCTCCACGGTTATTTAGGCGGAGAAGCCGGACCGTCCGCCATGCTTCGCGTAATAACCGGAGAAGTGAATCCTTCCGGCCGGCTGAGTGAGACTTATCCCCTGCGGCATGAGGACACTCCGGCTTACCGGTATTTTCCCGGAGCAGAGCGCTGCTCCCAGTACCGGGAGGGTATTTATGTGGGTTACCGATATTATGATACCGCAAAGGTAAAGGTGCAGTATCCTTTTGGCTATGGGCTGTCCTATACCACATTTTCCTATAAGAACCTTGAGGTATTGGAGAATGAAGTCCGTTTTACCCTGACGAACACGGGAAGAGCTGATGGTAAGGAAGTTGTCCAGCTTTATGTGGGAGGACCTAAGGGCAGGATATTCCGGCCTGAAAAAGAGCTGAAGGGCTTTAAAAAAGTATTCTTAAAGGCCGGAGAAAGTAAAGTAATCTCCATCCCCTTTGATGATAAGACCTTCCGGTACTGGAACAGGCTGACAAACCGTTTTGAGGTGGAGGGCGGCGTTTATTCCATCTTCATCGGTGCAAATGTAGCGGATATCAGGATGCTTCAGACAGTGACCCGGGAAGGGACCACGGAAGATTGGCCTTATAAGGCGGAAACCCTTAAATCTTATTATACCGGCAGGATCAGTCAGGTGCCTGAGAAAGAATTTGAAACTCTTTTAGGGCATCCGGTTCCTGAGGGAAAATGGTCTGGAGATTTGAGCTTAAATGATGCACTCTGCCAGATGTATTATGCCAAAAGCCCCTTGGCGAGACTGGTCTGGCGGATTCTGACAGGTTTGAAAAACAAGAGCGAAGAAAAGGGTAAGCCGGATTTAAATCTCTTATTCATTTATAACATGCCGTTCCGCGGGATCGCCAAGATGACCGGAGGAGCAGTCAGCATGGATATGGCGGAGGGGATGGTTTTGGTAGTGAACGGCCATTTTTTCCGCGGAATGAGACGAATCATCGGCGGGTACTTTGCCAATGCAAAAGCAAACAGAGCTTATGAGAAAAAGCTCTCCGATAAATAG
- a CDS encoding LysR family transcriptional regulator, with the protein MINFLNLEYFLAVAEELNITRAAKQLYISQQSLSSHISNLEKEFDVQLFNRTMPLTLTYAGRALKVRAKQMLDLKDETYRELADIKDFTTGQLSIGISHTRGRFLLPAILPAYKEKFPNIEIHLVEGNSSELSTALIHGNIDLMIDLLPFKVDHVETVPICEEEILLVVPDQILDRYFPGQQEEMIKVLEENADVQLLKDCPYLLINKGNRVRTIADEIFEDAQLTPSILLETENIETVLALAAKGMGITFYPKMFMSGSPNAGIKKTGLHFFSLNYRRSHGVLAFGRYKGRYLSQATEEFIRIARENI; encoded by the coding sequence ATGATCAACTTCCTGAACCTGGAATATTTTCTGGCGGTTGCGGAGGAATTAAATATCACACGTGCTGCCAAGCAGCTGTACATCTCCCAGCAATCCTTAAGCAGCCATATTTCCAATCTGGAAAAGGAGTTTGATGTCCAGCTTTTCAACCGTACCATGCCGCTTACCCTGACCTACGCAGGCCGGGCCTTAAAAGTCCGGGCAAAGCAGATGCTGGACCTAAAGGATGAAACCTACAGGGAACTTGCCGATATCAAGGATTTTACCACGGGGCAGCTTTCCATCGGAATCTCCCATACCAGGGGGCGCTTCCTTCTCCCTGCCATCCTTCCCGCTTATAAAGAAAAGTTTCCAAACATTGAGATTCATCTGGTAGAGGGAAATTCCTCCGAGCTTAGTACCGCCCTGATCCACGGAAACATCGATCTGATGATCGACCTTCTTCCTTTTAAAGTAGATCATGTGGAAACCGTTCCTATTTGCGAAGAGGAAATCCTCCTTGTGGTTCCAGACCAGATTCTGGACCGGTATTTTCCGGGACAACAGGAGGAGATGATAAAGGTGCTGGAAGAAAATGCGGATGTACAGCTTTTAAAGGACTGCCCTTACCTTCTCATCAACAAGGGAAACCGGGTGCGTACCATTGCCGATGAAATTTTTGAAGATGCCCAGCTTACACCTTCCATTCTTTTGGAGACGGAGAATATAGAAACTGTGCTTGCCCTTGCAGCTAAGGGAATGGGAATTACCTTTTACCCCAAAATGTTCATGTCCGGAAGCCCTAATGCCGGTATAAAAAAGACAGGACTTCATTTTTTCTCCTTAAATTACAGGCGCAGCCACGGTGTTCTGGCATTCGGCCGCTACAAAGGCAGATATTTATCCCAAGCCACGGAAGAGTTCATACGGATCGCGCGGGAGAACATATAG
- a CDS encoding glycoside hydrolase family 3 N-terminal domain-containing protein, producing the protein MLQINIDDVLKIVNLCVPYLIGFAIAVAAAVVVMVVCRNKKAATRYLIRSQGLMAIVLAVVIVVNMICWGPMSSLISLATGSGTISKETSDKATELCTRIAEEGIVLLKNEENLLPLKADSNLNVFGWASTNPCYGGTGSGSLSDAYETISLLQGLEDAGFKLNTGLTDFYTAYRGDRPNVGMWEQDWTLPEPLKESYNSELLADAKAFSDTALIVITRVGGEGADLPTDVSAVTYTDNSAEYKDFEAGEHYLQLSRTEKDMVDLVCSNFDHVVLVYNGANAMELGFVNDYSQIKSAIWCPGTGQSGFAALGEIVSGTVNPSGKTSDTFAADLTATPDYNNFGSFIYDNMNEFAGKAFKGEATYPSFINYVEGIYVGYRFYETAAEEGLIDYSKTVLYPFGYGMSYTTFSQEMGNLTEADGTISFDVTVTNTGDKAGKDVVEVYYNPPYTNGGIEKASANLIAFDKTDLLEPGQSQTIAVSFQAEDMASYDAAGKGAYVLEAGDYKISIRTDSHNVIKEQIYTAATETIYDEANPRSTDKAAAENRFADAKGEPAYLSREDGFANYKEATAKPANLTMPEKYKATFVNNSNYDPAAHNNAEDINPVTGAKNGLSLAAMRGMDYDDPQWEKLLDQLTVGEMDTMVAIGGYQTSAAKSVDKVGTVDCDGPASINNNFTGTGSIGFPSAVLIASTWNRDIAEEFGESIGKMADEMKVSGWYAPAMNTHRSSFAGRNFEYYSEDGILAGKMAASAIEGAEHHGVYAYMKHFALNDQETNRNNMLCTWTGEQAIREIYLRPFEIAVKEGGAKAVMSAFNYIGTEYAGASDALLNKVLRDEWGFRGFVLTDYFGGYGYQNADQEIRNGNDAMLVAYDTETNHLKDTSSATSLQAMRKACKNIMYTVVNSRAYEGNNAKGGMLPWQIAAIVADVILAAGFIALEVRIINAYKKKRES; encoded by the coding sequence ATGTTACAAATCAACATCGATGATGTATTAAAGATCGTCAACCTTTGTGTGCCGTACCTCATTGGATTCGCCATTGCAGTTGCAGCAGCAGTGGTGGTTATGGTTGTATGCAGGAACAAGAAAGCTGCAACCCGGTATTTAATCCGGAGCCAGGGGCTCATGGCTATTGTGCTTGCCGTGGTTATCGTAGTAAATATGATATGCTGGGGCCCAATGTCCAGCCTGATTTCCCTTGCAACCGGCAGCGGGACGATTTCAAAAGAAACCTCAGACAAAGCAACAGAGCTTTGTACCAGAATTGCGGAAGAGGGGATCGTTCTTTTGAAAAATGAGGAAAACTTACTTCCCTTAAAGGCTGATTCCAATTTAAACGTCTTTGGCTGGGCTTCCACCAATCCATGCTATGGAGGTACCGGTTCAGGCTCCCTCTCTGACGCATATGAAACCATATCTCTGCTTCAGGGACTTGAGGATGCAGGATTTAAACTGAATACCGGGCTGACTGATTTCTATACCGCATACCGGGGTGACCGTCCCAATGTGGGGATGTGGGAACAGGACTGGACACTTCCGGAGCCTTTGAAGGAATCCTACAACAGTGAGCTGTTGGCAGATGCAAAGGCATTTTCTGATACGGCGCTTATCGTGATTACCCGTGTAGGAGGGGAAGGAGCCGATCTCCCTACTGATGTCAGCGCAGTTACTTATACGGATAATTCTGCGGAATATAAGGATTTTGAGGCCGGCGAGCATTATCTGCAATTAAGCAGGACGGAAAAGGACATGGTTGATCTGGTGTGTTCCAATTTTGATCATGTTGTTTTAGTTTATAACGGGGCAAACGCCATGGAGCTTGGCTTTGTCAATGATTACAGCCAGATAAAGAGTGCCATCTGGTGTCCGGGAACCGGTCAGTCCGGCTTTGCGGCACTTGGTGAAATCGTAAGCGGTACGGTCAACCCCTCAGGAAAAACAAGTGACACCTTTGCCGCGGACTTAACAGCAACCCCTGACTATAATAACTTCGGAAGCTTTATTTACGATAACATGAATGAATTCGCAGGTAAGGCATTTAAGGGAGAGGCAACCTATCCCAGCTTTATCAATTACGTGGAAGGCATTTACGTTGGTTACCGTTTCTATGAAACTGCCGCGGAGGAAGGACTGATCGATTACAGTAAAACAGTGCTTTATCCCTTTGGATACGGCATGTCCTATACCACTTTTTCTCAGGAAATGGGGAATCTCACAGAAGCAGACGGCACGATTTCTTTTGATGTTACCGTTACCAATACCGGAGACAAAGCAGGAAAGGATGTAGTGGAGGTCTATTACAATCCGCCCTATACAAACGGAGGAATTGAAAAGGCTTCTGCAAACCTGATTGCATTTGATAAGACAGATCTCCTGGAGCCGGGCCAGTCCCAGACCATTGCAGTCTCATTCCAGGCGGAAGATATGGCATCCTACGATGCAGCCGGGAAGGGCGCTTATGTCCTGGAAGCAGGGGATTATAAAATCTCGATCCGGACCGATTCCCATAATGTCATCAAAGAACAGATTTATACCGCAGCTACGGAAACCATATATGATGAAGCCAATCCCCGCTCTACCGATAAGGCGGCTGCGGAAAACAGGTTTGCAGATGCCAAGGGAGAACCGGCTTATTTATCCCGTGAAGACGGATTTGCAAATTATAAAGAGGCTACGGCAAAGCCTGCAAACTTAACCATGCCGGAAAAATATAAGGCTACCTTTGTAAACAACAGCAATTACGATCCGGCAGCTCATAACAATGCTGAGGATATAAATCCGGTAACCGGCGCAAAGAATGGACTGAGCCTTGCCGCCATGCGGGGGATGGATTATGACGATCCACAGTGGGAGAAGCTTCTTGACCAGCTGACCGTGGGAGAAATGGATACCATGGTCGCCATCGGAGGTTATCAGACGTCAGCAGCTAAGAGCGTGGATAAGGTGGGTACCGTGGATTGTGACGGACCGGCCTCCATTAACAATAACTTTACAGGAACCGGCTCGATTGGCTTTCCTTCCGCAGTATTGATTGCAAGTACCTGGAACCGTGATATTGCAGAGGAATTCGGGGAAAGCATCGGTAAGATGGCTGACGAGATGAAGGTATCCGGCTGGTATGCACCGGCTATGAACACTCACCGTTCCTCCTTTGCAGGCAGAAACTTTGAGTATTATTCTGAAGACGGAATCCTGGCAGGCAAAATGGCGGCCAGTGCCATCGAAGGTGCAGAACATCATGGAGTATATGCTTATATGAAACATTTTGCCCTTAATGACCAGGAAACCAATCGGAACAACATGCTTTGTACCTGGACTGGCGAACAGGCAATCCGTGAGATTTATTTAAGACCATTTGAAATTGCGGTAAAAGAAGGCGGAGCAAAGGCAGTAATGTCTGCATTTAACTACATTGGAACCGAATATGCAGGCGCTTCCGATGCACTGCTTAACAAGGTGCTTCGGGATGAATGGGGCTTCCGCGGCTTCGTGCTCACAGATTATTTCGGAGGATACGGATATCAGAATGCTGATCAGGAGATCCGGAACGGCAACGATGCCATGCTGGTAGCCTATGATACGGAAACCAACCATTTAAAGGATACGTCCAGCGCTACAAGCCTTCAGGCCATGCGTAAGGCATGTAAAAACATTATGTATACGGTAGTAAACAGCCGTGCCTACGAAGGAAATAATGCAAAGGGCGGAATGCTTCCATGGCAGATCGCAGCCATCGTGGCTGATGTGATTCTGGCAGCAGGATTTATAGCTTTGGAGGTAAGAATCATCAATGCCTATAAAAAGAAACGGGAATCATAG
- a CDS encoding Fur family transcriptional regulator, with protein sequence MKTLKYSRQRESIKACLMARHDHPTADALYTLIREEYPNISLGTVYRNLNLLVELGEIQKLTCGDGADRFDADTSPHYHFVCKHCGKVSDLPLAPMDNINHMAQEHADGTVDSHTIYFYGICKDCFENNSR encoded by the coding sequence ATGAAAACATTAAAGTATAGCCGTCAACGGGAATCCATTAAAGCCTGTCTAATGGCAAGGCACGACCATCCCACTGCCGATGCTCTATACACATTGATCCGTGAGGAATATCCCAACATCAGCCTTGGAACCGTATACCGCAACTTAAACCTTCTGGTTGAGCTGGGTGAAATCCAAAAGCTGACATGCGGAGATGGCGCAGACCGCTTTGATGCGGACACTTCGCCCCACTACCATTTCGTATGTAAACATTGCGGAAAGGTCAGTGACCTGCCACTGGCCCCTATGGATAACATCAACCATATGGCTCAGGAACATGCGGACGGCACGGTGGACAGTCACACGATTTACTTCTATGGGATCTGCAAGGATTGTTTTGAAAATAATTCTCGATAA
- a CDS encoding LytR/AlgR family response regulator transcription factor — MIKIAIVEDEMEYVETLKNYLTRYEKDHSVSFQVQVFTDGLDIVSDYTASYDIILLDIQMKYLNGMKTAQKIRELDEDVIFIFITSSSQFAVEGYTVDALGYILKPVPYLSFSQILNKAVGRILKRQAIHYISIDRPEGTMRLSTDSVYYIESQLHHVLIHTDKGNFVASGPMKRLEEALKTFGFTKCHNAYLVNLKHVTGCLPNEVLLFSGERIPVSRSRKKSFMECLAEYMGG; from the coding sequence ATGATTAAAATCGCTATTGTAGAAGATGAAATGGAATATGTGGAAACGCTGAAAAACTACCTTACCCGGTACGAAAAAGACCATTCCGTCAGCTTTCAGGTTCAGGTTTTTACCGACGGCCTTGATATTGTATCGGACTATACTGCCAGCTATGATATCATTTTGCTGGACATTCAGATGAAATATTTAAATGGCATGAAAACAGCACAAAAGATCAGGGAGCTTGATGAGGATGTAATCTTTATTTTCATCACCTCCTCCTCCCAGTTTGCAGTAGAGGGATATACGGTAGACGCCCTGGGTTATATATTAAAACCAGTACCCTATCTTTCCTTTTCACAAATCTTAAATAAAGCTGTGGGCAGAATCTTAAAACGGCAGGCAATACACTATATCAGTATAGACAGGCCCGAAGGTACCATGCGGCTGAGCACGGACTCCGTCTATTACATTGAAAGCCAGCTGCACCATGTCCTCATCCATACGGACAAAGGAAATTTTGTAGCTTCCGGCCCTATGAAACGATTGGAAGAGGCTTTAAAAACCTTTGGATTTACCAAGTGCCACAATGCCTATCTGGTTAATTTAAAACACGTGACCGGCTGCCTGCCTAACGAAGTACTGCTGTTTTCAGGCGAGCGGATTCCCGTTAGCCGGAGCCGGAAAAAATCATTTATGGAATGCCTGGCCGAATATATGGGAGGTTAA
- a CDS encoding phosphatase — MNDIMDLHTHTVASGHAYNTLYEMAKSASEKGLALMGSTDHAPKMPGTCHEFYFINFKVIPRKIYGVNILMGVELNIMDHSGRVDLRKGLLEKVDYSIASLHEPCYKSGTSSENTRAYLGAIENPLIHIIGHPDDSRFPVDYDTLVSAAAENHTLLELNSSSLHPLSARMNAAENYRIMLELCKRYKASIIIDSDAHTEADVGNHVRALELIEELNFPEELIVNTSLNKLIPYIPKLEAYL; from the coding sequence ATGAACGACATAATGGACCTGCATACCCACACCGTAGCCAGCGGACATGCGTACAACACTTTATATGAAATGGCTAAATCTGCCTCTGAAAAAGGTCTTGCCCTCATGGGCTCTACGGATCACGCACCTAAAATGCCAGGAACATGCCACGAGTTTTATTTTATAAATTTTAAAGTAATCCCCCGTAAAATCTACGGAGTCAATATACTCATGGGCGTTGAGCTTAATATTATGGATCACTCAGGGCGTGTGGATTTGCGAAAAGGTCTTCTGGAAAAAGTGGATTACTCCATTGCCAGCCTCCATGAACCCTGCTACAAAAGCGGAACTTCCTCTGAAAATACAAGAGCGTATCTCGGAGCCATTGAAAATCCTCTGATCCACATCATCGGCCACCCTGATGACAGCCGTTTTCCGGTGGATTATGACACCCTTGTTTCCGCGGCTGCTGAAAACCATACCCTTTTGGAGCTTAATTCCAGCTCTCTTCATCCCTTAAGCGCAAGAATGAATGCCGCGGAAAATTATCGTATCATGCTGGAGCTTTGCAAGCGTTATAAGGCTTCCATCATCATTGACAGCGACGCTCATACAGAAGCGGATGTGGGAAACCATGTGAGAGCCTTAGAGCTTATTGAAGAATTGAATTTCCCGGAAGAGCTTATTGTAAACACTTCCCTTAATAAGCTCATTCCCTATATTCCGAAGCTGGAGGCTTATCTATGA
- a CDS encoding NADH peroxidase, whose amino-acid sequence MKKWVCTVCGYVHEGETAPEFCPVCKAASEKFKLQDGDMSWACEHEIGVAQGSPEDIMMDLRANFEGECSEVGMYLAMSRAAHREGYPEIGLYYEKAAFEEAEHASKFAELLGECVTSSTKKNLELRVAAENGATAGKFDLAKRAKALNLDAIHDTVHEMAKDEARHGKAFKGLLERYFG is encoded by the coding sequence ATGAAGAAATGGGTTTGTACTGTATGCGGTTACGTTCACGAAGGGGAGACAGCTCCGGAGTTCTGTCCAGTATGCAAGGCTGCTTCTGAAAAGTTTAAGTTGCAGGATGGAGATATGTCCTGGGCTTGCGAGCATGAAATCGGTGTTGCACAGGGTTCTCCGGAAGACATCATGATGGATTTAAGAGCTAACTTTGAAGGCGAATGCTCAGAAGTTGGTATGTATCTTGCAATGTCAAGAGCAGCTCACAGAGAGGGCTATCCTGAAATCGGCTTATACTATGAGAAGGCTGCTTTCGAGGAGGCTGAGCATGCTTCTAAATTTGCAGAATTATTAGGCGAATGCGTAACCTCCAGCACAAAGAAGAACCTGGAATTACGTGTTGCTGCTGAGAATGGCGCAACTGCAGGTAAATTCGATCTTGCAAAACGTGCAAAAGCATTAAACTTAGATGCAATCCATGACACAGTACATGAAATGGCAAAGGATGAGGCTCGTCACGGTAAAGCATTCAAGGGCTTATTAGAAAGATACTTCGGATAA
- the rbr gene encoding rubrerythrin produces MSKYAGTKTEQNLKDAFAGESMARNKYTYYASAAKKAGYEQMASLYLETADQEKEHAKMWFKELHGIGTLEENLADAAAGENYEWTDMYKKMAEDARAEGFNELALKFEFVGKVEAAHEKRYLKLLDSLKNDKTFKGDAPLGWKCRNCGYIHEGPDAPEICPTCAHPKAYFERKVENY; encoded by the coding sequence ATGTCCAAATATGCGGGAACAAAAACAGAACAGAACTTAAAAGATGCTTTTGCAGGCGAGTCCATGGCAAGAAACAAGTATACATATTATGCATCCGCTGCCAAGAAGGCCGGCTATGAGCAGATGGCTTCCCTGTACTTAGAAACTGCTGATCAGGAAAAAGAGCATGCTAAGATGTGGTTCAAGGAATTGCATGGCATTGGTACCTTGGAAGAAAATTTAGCAGATGCCGCTGCCGGTGAAAATTATGAGTGGACCGATATGTATAAGAAAATGGCAGAGGATGCCAGGGCAGAAGGCTTTAATGAATTGGCTCTGAAATTTGAATTCGTAGGAAAAGTAGAAGCTGCTCATGAAAAACGATACTTAAAGTTGCTTGACAGCTTAAAGAACGACAAAACCTTTAAGGGTGATGCTCCTCTTGGCTGGAAGTGCCGCAACTGCGGTTATATTCATGAAGGACCGGATGCTCCGGAAATCTGTCCAACCTGTGCTCATCCTAAGGCTTATTTTGAAAGAAAAGTAGAAAATTATTAA